The following are encoded in a window of Mustela nigripes isolate SB6536 chromosome 1, MUSNIG.SB6536, whole genome shotgun sequence genomic DNA:
- the LOC132026416 gene encoding olfactory receptor 5AP2-like — protein MNNHTTVTEFILVGFGDHPELQCLLFMVFLVIYMITVFGNLGMILLIKIDSRLHTPMYFFLSNLSLVDFCYSSVITPNMLVNFWVENPVISFSGCATQFFFFGSFAGIEGFLLAVMAYDRYVAICKPLLYTVTMSPHLIVLLVLVTYLAGFLNAAIHTGFTFQLSFCHSNVINHFFCDTPPLLKLSCSDTHVNEVVIFAFASFNELSCLLIILISYLYILVAILRIHSAEGRHKAFSTCASHLMVVTIFFGTILFMYLRPSTSYAMDQDKVVSVFYTVIIPMLNPLIYSLRNKEVKTSLGKIFKTTSFYFCA, from the coding sequence ATGAACAACCATACAACAGTGACTGAATTTATTCTTGTGGGATTTGGGGATCATCCAGAACTACAGTGCCTTCTTTTTATGGTGTTTCTAGTCATCTACATGATCACCGTGTTTGGAAATCTTGGCATGATCCTATTAATCAAGATTGACTCACGCCTCCACACTCCAATGTACTTTTTCCTCAGTAACTTGTCCCTTGTTGACTTCTGTTATTCTTCCGTCATTACCCCTAATATGCTAGTGAATTTCTGGGTGGAGAACCCAGTCATTTCGTTTAGCGGATGTGCCACtcaattcttcttttttggttCCTTTGCTGGCATTGAGGGCTTTCTGTTGgctgtgatggcctatgaccgttatgtggccatctgcaagcctcTTCTTTACACTGTTACTATGTCCCCTCATCTTATTGTCCTTCTGGTGTTGGTCACATATCTTGCAGGCTTTCTGAATGCTGCCATTCACACTGGCTTCACCTTTCAGTTGTCTTTCTGCCACTCAAATGTCATCAACCATTTTTTCTGTGACACTCCACCCCTCCTGAAACTCTCTTGTTCTGATACACATGTTAATGAAGtagtcatttttgcttttgccagTTTTAATGAACTGAGCTGCCTCCTGATTATTCTCATTTCTTATCTGTACATTCTTGTTGCCATCTTGAGGATCCATTCTGCTGAAGGAAGGCACAAAGCCTTCTCCACCTGCGCTTCACACCTGATGGTGGTCACTATCTTCTTTGGCACCATTCTGTTCATGTATCTGCGCCCCAGCACCAGCTATGCAATGGACCAAGACAAAGTGGTATCTGTGTTTTATACAGTGATTATCCCCATGTTAAATCCTCTCATCTATAGTTTGAGAAACAAGGAGGTCAAAACTTCCttaggtaaaatttttaaaacaacctcTTTTTACTTCTGTGCTTAG
- the LOC132009850 gene encoding olfactory receptor 5M1, with the protein MSSQNHTTVTEFILLGLTDDPVLEKILFAVFLVIYLVTLAGNLCMIVLIRANSHLQTPMYFFLSHLSFVDICYSSNITPNMLHDFLSDQKTISYAGCFTQCLLFIALVITEFYILASMALDRYVAICSPLQYSTRMSKNICICLVTVSYACGYLNGLSQTLLTFHLSFCGSLEINHFYCADPPLLLLACSDTYVKKMAMLVVAGLTLSSSLFIIVLSYLFIIAAILRIRSAEGRRKAFSTCGSHLTTVTLFYGTLFCMYLRSPSEKSVEESKIFAVFYTFLSPMLNPLIYSLRNRDVIHAMQQIIKGNLFYKTVV; encoded by the coding sequence atgtCTTCTCAAAACCACACTACTGTGACAGAATTCATTCTCTTGGGACTCACAGATGACCCAGTATTAGAGAAGATCCTGTTTGCGGTGTTTTTGGTGATCTACCTAGTCACGCTGGCAGGGAATCTGTGTATGATCGTGCTGATCAGGGCCAACTCCCACCTCCAGAcgcccatgtatttcttcctgaGCCACCTCTCCTTTGTAGACATTTGCTATTCCTCCAATATCACTCCCAATATGCTGCACGATTTCCTCTCAGACCAGAAAACCATCTCCTATGCCGGATGCTTCACGCAGTGTCTTCTCTTCATAGCCCTGGTGATCACTGAGTTTTACATCCTAGCTTCAATGGCATTGgatcgctatgtggccatctgtagcCCTTTGCAATACAGTACCAGAATGTCTAAGAACATCTGCATCTGTCTAGTCACGGTCTCTTATGCTTGTGGTTACCTTAACGGACTCTCCCAGACCCTGTTGACTTTTCACTTGTCCTTCTGTGGCTCCCTTGAAATCAATCATTTCTACTGTGCAGATCCTCCTCTTCTACTGTTGGCCTGCTCTGACACCTATGTCAAGAAGATGGCGATGCTGGTAGTTGCCGGTTTGACTCTGTCAAGCTCTCTCTTCATCATTGTGCTATCCTACCTGTTCATTATTGCAGCCATCTTGAGGATCCGTTCTGCTGAAGGCAGGCGCAAGGCCTTTTCTACTTGTGGCTCCCACTTGACAACAGTCACCCTATTTTATGGAACCCTCTTCTGCATGTACTTAAGGAGTCCATCTGAGAAGTCCGTAGAGGAGTCCAAAATATTTGCagtcttttatacttttttgagCCCAATGTTAAACCCACTGATTTATAGTCTAAGGAACAGGGATGTGATCCATGCTATGCAGCAAATCATTAAAGGAAATCTCTTTTATAAAACTGTAGTGTAG